A stretch of Lepidochelys kempii isolate rLepKem1 chromosome 14, rLepKem1.hap2, whole genome shotgun sequence DNA encodes these proteins:
- the LOC140897771 gene encoding protein S100-A16-like — translation MRARCKATLTDCPGAGPDREKRERRGGLSSCGGGRKPAKMAGKDSELEKGLHAIVNTFYKYTKGPPGAKVLDHAAFQKLLSNELSHQLKEAQSTEAGKDLLKKMDTDNNQLISFEEYWELVTLICQAIERYNYSK, via the exons ATGAGAGCCAGATGCAAGGCGACATTAACTGACTGCCCAGGTGCAGGGCCggacagagagaaaagagaaCGAAGGGGCGGGCTGTCATCCTGTGGAG GTGGAAGGAAGCCGGCCAAGATGGCTGGGAAAGATTCTGAGCTGGAGAAAGGCCTCCATGCCATCGTGAACACCTTCTACAAATACACCAAGGGCCCGCCTGGAGCCAAGGTGCTGGACCATGCGGCTTTCCAGAAATTGCTCAGCAACGAGCTGAGCCATCAGCTCAAG GAAGCCCAGAGCACAGAGGCAGGGAAGGACCTGTTGAAGAAGATGGATACAGACAACAACCAGCTCATCTCCTTCGAGGAATACTGGGAGCTGGTCACCTTAATCTGCCAAGCCATCGAGCGTTACAATTACAGCAAATAG
- the LOC140897770 gene encoding zinc-binding protein A33-like isoform X2, which yields MASIREISSFTEDLLCPICLSLFRDPRMLECGHSFCAACLEPCVPKGQRRGLCPECRHPFALRRVALNRALCSLAEKARLLKLDEGAQAGGGGSWYFCAEHEEPLKLFCSQDEGPVCVICRDLPQHRGHDFLPIKNAVQKYQSCSESLWDHISGEFEKMRQLLSLRELGLKEMLERQRKKNLVQMEEKLQELNGKVASWTETLSRVRMGLERKDNIGFLKDAKELMERVREGQGAQGKEAEKPDEVEAEEELRTSDDDTDECEKEEEEEEDEEDEEPEVEEEEDEEGAEEEEAKEEEDDGVVPVDLNLGEFKGPLQFYAWKELLGIVHPVPACITLDCHSAHPSLVLIEEATGVKFSPGRRFWRRKPQRFTASPCVVGREGCAGGRLYWEVRVGDSPDWVVGAARRSVKRKRRIRFRAREGVWAIERRGGQYRALTDPCLALSVCGRLEKVGVYLDFEGGQLSFYNSSSLSHLHTFQDSFVEEIVPFLSTQSSEPLSMWDLEL from the exons ATGGCCTCAATTAGGGAAATCTCCAGTTTCACGGAGGACCTGCTCTGCCCCATCTGCCTGTCCCTGTTCCGGGACCCCCGCATGCTGGAGTGCGGACACAGCTTCTGCGctgcctgcctggagccctgCGTCCCCAAGGGGCAGCGCCGGGGGCTGTGCCCCGAGTGCCGGCACCCCTTCGCCCTGCGCCGGGTGGCCCTCAACCGGGCCCTGTGCAGCCTGGCGGAGAAAGCCCGGCTGCTCAAACTGGACGAGGGGGCCCAGGCGGGCGGAGGCGGGAGCTGGTATTTCTGCGCAGAGCACGAGGAGCCGCTCAAACTCTTCTGCAGCCAGGACGAGGGGCCCGTGTGCGTGATCTGCCGGGACCTGCCCCAGCACCGCGGCCACGACTTCCTGCCCATCAAAAACGCCGTCCAGAAATATCAG AGCTGCTCCGAGTCCCTGTGGGACCACATCTCGGGGGAGTTTGAGAAGATGCGCCAGCTGCTGAGTCTGCGGGAGCTGGGCCTGAAGGAGATGCTGGAGCGACAGAGGAAGAAGAACCTGGTGCAGATGGAAGAGAAGCTCCAGGAGCTGAATGGGAAAGTGGCCTCCTGGACCGAGACCCTCTCCAGGGTACGCATGGGGCTGGAGCGCAAGGACAACATTGGCTTCCTCAAG gATGCCAAGGAGCTGATGGAGAG GGTCCgggaggggcagggagcccaggggAAGGAGGCGGAGAAGCCGGACGAGGTGGAGGCGGAAGAGGAATTGAGAACCAGTGATGACGACACGGACGAAtgtgagaaagaggaggaagaggaagaggatgaggaagatgaggaacctgaggtggaagaggaggaagacgAGGAGGGGGCCGAGGAAGAAGAGGCTAAGGAAGAGGAAGACGATGGGGTGGTTCCTGTGGACCTGAACCTCGGGGAGTTTAAGGGACCCCTGCAGTTCTATGCCTGGAAGGAGCTACTGGGGATAGTCCACCCAG TGCCAGCCTGCATCACCCTGGACTGCCACTCGGCCCACCCCAGCCTGGTCCTCATCGAGGAAGCCACCGGGGTCAAGTTCAGCCCGGGCCGGCGGTTCTGGCGCCGTAAGCCCCAGCGCTTCACGGCCAGCCCCTGTGTGGTGGGGCGGGAGGGCTGCGCGGGCGGCCGGCTCTACTGGGAGGTGCGGGTGGGTGACAGCCCCGACTGGGTGGTGGGTGCCGCCCGGAGGTCCGTGAAACGCAAGAGGCGCATCCGCTTCCGGGCCAGGGAAGGGGTGTGGGCCATCGAGCGGCGAGGGGGGCAGTACCGGGCTCTCACGGACCCCTGCCTCGCCCTGTCCGTCTGCGGGAGGCTGGAGAAGGTGGGGGTGTATCTGGACTTCGAGGGCGGCCAGTTGTCCTTCTACAACAGCTCCAGCTTGAGCCATCTGCACACCTTCCAGGACTCCTTCGTGGAGGAGATAGTTCCCTTCCTGAGCACCCAGTCCAGCGAGCCCCTCTCCATGTGGGACCTGGAGCTCTGA
- the LOC140897770 gene encoding zinc-binding protein A33-like isoform X1, giving the protein MASIREISSFTEDLLCPICLSLFRDPRMLECGHSFCAACLEPCVPKGQRRGLCPECRHPFALRRVALNRALCSLAEKARLLKLDEGAQAGGGGSWYFCAEHEEPLKLFCSQDEGPVCVICRDLPQHRGHDFLPIKNAVQKYQEQLKASLQPLQEGLKRLVQSQCHQQENITELQSCSESLWDHISGEFEKMRQLLSLRELGLKEMLERQRKKNLVQMEEKLQELNGKVASWTETLSRVRMGLERKDNIGFLKDAKELMERVREGQGAQGKEAEKPDEVEAEEELRTSDDDTDECEKEEEEEEDEEDEEPEVEEEEDEEGAEEEEAKEEEDDGVVPVDLNLGEFKGPLQFYAWKELLGIVHPVPACITLDCHSAHPSLVLIEEATGVKFSPGRRFWRRKPQRFTASPCVVGREGCAGGRLYWEVRVGDSPDWVVGAARRSVKRKRRIRFRAREGVWAIERRGGQYRALTDPCLALSVCGRLEKVGVYLDFEGGQLSFYNSSSLSHLHTFQDSFVEEIVPFLSTQSSEPLSMWDLEL; this is encoded by the exons ATGGCCTCAATTAGGGAAATCTCCAGTTTCACGGAGGACCTGCTCTGCCCCATCTGCCTGTCCCTGTTCCGGGACCCCCGCATGCTGGAGTGCGGACACAGCTTCTGCGctgcctgcctggagccctgCGTCCCCAAGGGGCAGCGCCGGGGGCTGTGCCCCGAGTGCCGGCACCCCTTCGCCCTGCGCCGGGTGGCCCTCAACCGGGCCCTGTGCAGCCTGGCGGAGAAAGCCCGGCTGCTCAAACTGGACGAGGGGGCCCAGGCGGGCGGAGGCGGGAGCTGGTATTTCTGCGCAGAGCACGAGGAGCCGCTCAAACTCTTCTGCAGCCAGGACGAGGGGCCCGTGTGCGTGATCTGCCGGGACCTGCCCCAGCACCGCGGCCACGACTTCCTGCCCATCAAAAACGCCGTCCAGAAATATCAG GAACAGCTCAAGgcgtctctgcagcccctgcaggAAGGTCTCAAGAGGCTGGTGCAGAGCCAGTGCCACCAGCAGGAGAACATAACAGAGCTGCAG AGCTGCTCCGAGTCCCTGTGGGACCACATCTCGGGGGAGTTTGAGAAGATGCGCCAGCTGCTGAGTCTGCGGGAGCTGGGCCTGAAGGAGATGCTGGAGCGACAGAGGAAGAAGAACCTGGTGCAGATGGAAGAGAAGCTCCAGGAGCTGAATGGGAAAGTGGCCTCCTGGACCGAGACCCTCTCCAGGGTACGCATGGGGCTGGAGCGCAAGGACAACATTGGCTTCCTCAAG gATGCCAAGGAGCTGATGGAGAG GGTCCgggaggggcagggagcccaggggAAGGAGGCGGAGAAGCCGGACGAGGTGGAGGCGGAAGAGGAATTGAGAACCAGTGATGACGACACGGACGAAtgtgagaaagaggaggaagaggaagaggatgaggaagatgaggaacctgaggtggaagaggaggaagacgAGGAGGGGGCCGAGGAAGAAGAGGCTAAGGAAGAGGAAGACGATGGGGTGGTTCCTGTGGACCTGAACCTCGGGGAGTTTAAGGGACCCCTGCAGTTCTATGCCTGGAAGGAGCTACTGGGGATAGTCCACCCAG TGCCAGCCTGCATCACCCTGGACTGCCACTCGGCCCACCCCAGCCTGGTCCTCATCGAGGAAGCCACCGGGGTCAAGTTCAGCCCGGGCCGGCGGTTCTGGCGCCGTAAGCCCCAGCGCTTCACGGCCAGCCCCTGTGTGGTGGGGCGGGAGGGCTGCGCGGGCGGCCGGCTCTACTGGGAGGTGCGGGTGGGTGACAGCCCCGACTGGGTGGTGGGTGCCGCCCGGAGGTCCGTGAAACGCAAGAGGCGCATCCGCTTCCGGGCCAGGGAAGGGGTGTGGGCCATCGAGCGGCGAGGGGGGCAGTACCGGGCTCTCACGGACCCCTGCCTCGCCCTGTCCGTCTGCGGGAGGCTGGAGAAGGTGGGGGTGTATCTGGACTTCGAGGGCGGCCAGTTGTCCTTCTACAACAGCTCCAGCTTGAGCCATCTGCACACCTTCCAGGACTCCTTCGTGGAGGAGATAGTTCCCTTCCTGAGCACCCAGTCCAGCGAGCCCCTCTCCATGTGGGACCTGGAGCTCTGA
- the LOC140897668 gene encoding nuclear factor 7, brain-like yields MASALDASSLAEDLLCPICLSLFRDPRMLECGHSFCAACLEPCVPKGQGRGLCPECRHPFALRRVATNWALCSLAEKARLLKLDEGAQPGGKGSGWSICLEHEEPLKLFCSQDEGPVCVICRDLPQHRGHDFLPIKNAVQKYQDKLKASLVPLKDNLNSVTEDQRRQQENIAELESYAQDLLGYITEEFEVLHQILQEKEQGMKETVGRLKEENRAEMEERLKELDEEVTFRSETLSMARVGLDTSDPTAFLRGIKELMRRVREDQSSHDEEEEEDGASDEGSSGDEDDSTDEDENVANGEEEEGDEDDANGEEEEEDEDGDIVAVDPALEEFKESLDFEAWQKMLGTIQADTVHDGSITWH; encoded by the exons ATGGCGTCTGCTCTGGACGCGTCCAGCCTGGCCGAGGACCTGCTCTGCCCCATCTGCCTGTCCCTGTTCCGGGACCCCCGCATGCTGGAGTGCGGACACAGCTTCTGCGCCGCCTGCCTGGAGCCCTGCGTCCCcaaggggcagggccgggggctgTGCCCCGAGTGCCGGCACCCCTTCGCCCTGCGCCGGGTGGCCACCAACTGGGCCCTGTGCAGCCTGGCGGAGAAAGCCCGGCTGCTCAAACTGGACGAGGGGGCCCAGCCGGGCGGAAAAGGGTCCGGATGGTCCATCTGCCTGGAGCACGAGGAGCCGCTCAAACTCTTCTGCAGCCAGGACGAGGGGCCCGTGTGCGTGATCTGCCGGGACCTGCCCCAGCACCGCGGCCACGACTTCCTGCCCATCAAAAACGCCGTCCAGAAATATCAG GACAAGCTGAAGGCATCTCTCGTCCCCCTGAAGGACAATCTGAATTCAGTCACTGAGGACCAGCGCCGCCAGCAGGAGAACATAGCAGAGCTGGAG AGCTATGCCCAGGACCTCTTGGGCTATATCACCGAGGAGTTTGAGGTTCTCCATCAGATCCTGcaggagaaggagcagggcaTGAAAGAGACTGTGGGGAGGTTGAAGGAGGAGAACCGGGCGGAGatggaggagaggctgaaggagctggATGAAGAAGTGACCTTTCGTAGCGAGACCCTGTCCATGGCCCGGGTGGGGCTGGACACCTCAGATCCCACAGCCTTCCTCAGG GGCATCAAGGAGCTGATGAGAAG AGTCCGGGAGGATCAGTCAAGCCacgatgaggaggaggaagaggatggtgCAAGTGATGAAGGGTCCAGTGGCGATGAAGATGATTCGACTGATGAAGATGAAAATGTGGCTAATggcgaggaggaggaaggagatgaAGATGATGCTAatggcgaggaggaggaggaagatgaagatGGGGATATCGTTGCTGTGGACCCAGCTCTCGAGGAATTCAAGGAATCGCTGGACTTTGAGGCCTGGCAGAAAATGCTGGGGACCATCCAAGCAG ACACAGTCCATGATGGATCTATCACGTGGCACTGA